One part of the Polyangiaceae bacterium genome encodes these proteins:
- a CDS encoding sterol desaturase family protein: protein MLFFSPTAFAAGAAGWTFAEYALHRWLGHAKQPKKTSSGKGSLLSGDFGPEHRTHHADTTYFAPTSRKLKAAAMLVPALGAGASLLVGPRRGLSFALGFASCYAGYEVVHRRIHTHAPRGPYSRWTRRHHLSHHFNAKINHGVTTPIWDVVFNTYQPPGKVRVPSRIVQHWMIDSEGKLKPEFADDYELVGKARPEPNSPVETASAPA, encoded by the coding sequence ATGTTGTTCTTTTCGCCTACCGCATTCGCTGCCGGCGCCGCCGGCTGGACCTTCGCTGAGTATGCCCTCCACCGCTGGCTCGGCCACGCGAAGCAGCCCAAGAAGACTTCCTCGGGGAAAGGCTCACTGCTGAGCGGGGACTTCGGCCCCGAGCACCGCACGCACCACGCGGACACGACGTACTTCGCACCCACCTCGCGCAAGCTCAAAGCTGCCGCGATGCTGGTGCCAGCGCTCGGAGCTGGCGCGAGCTTGCTCGTCGGTCCGCGCCGCGGGCTCTCCTTCGCGCTCGGCTTCGCGAGTTGCTACGCGGGCTACGAGGTCGTGCACCGACGCATCCATACCCACGCCCCGCGTGGACCGTACAGCCGCTGGACGAGGCGCCATCACCTGTCCCATCACTTCAACGCAAAGATCAATCACGGCGTTACCACCCCCATCTGGGACGTGGTGTTCAACACCTATCAACCGCCAGGCAAAGTGCGCGTGCCCTCTCGCATCGTGCAACACTGGATGATCGACAGCGAAGGCAAGCTGAAGCCAGAGTTCGCTGACGACTACGAGCTGGTGGGCAAGGCGCGCCCCGAGCCGAACAGTCCTGTCGAGACGGCGAGCGCGCCCGCCTAA
- a CDS encoding thioredoxin domain-containing protein yields the protein MAASTRRWAPRRHGALSALVLLALAGCASRGEPAAAPHLVREGTPDRVNIALARERGGEQAFAFASWSSATFERARKERRFILLHGAAVWCHWCHVMEETTYRDPRVGKLLRDRFVVIRVDVDSRPDIEERYSEWGWPATILLSPDAEELGKYRGYLEPDELLEILQRANSATRPDEESLEPGVASATLDAMPWVAQRALRDFDSYYDAEQGGWGMRQKAPLGENAEFEVLRGARDNAARQRALFSLRQQAALIDPVWGGIYQYSDGSTWKAPHYEKLMTFQAANLAAYAEAYRLTRDPRFLKWAAAIARYVDRFLAAPNSAGYYVSQDADVGAHDRGSRFVDGKIYYAKSEAERLKLGVPRVDTHVYAEESGLWLSALAALGQAGERSALERALPTARNLMKSHVLPDGRVKHAAKGSGRYHLADAASLGFAYVRLAAALRDTDAAAASELNSAALRIATALDALWDEQLNAYWAVSPDKDAAGVFAKRRHPFGANVLTARFLLRLGADAERDWAARGRAVLAAISTPAALDEQGRWLGGYLMALDEAGYLKRD from the coding sequence ATGGCCGCGAGTACACGGCGTTGGGCTCCCCGGCGGCACGGCGCGCTGAGCGCGCTGGTTTTACTGGCACTTGCGGGATGCGCGAGCCGTGGCGAGCCCGCGGCAGCACCGCACCTGGTGCGTGAGGGCACGCCCGATAGGGTGAACATCGCGCTCGCGCGGGAGCGCGGCGGCGAACAAGCCTTCGCGTTCGCATCTTGGTCGAGCGCGACGTTCGAGCGGGCGCGCAAGGAGCGCCGCTTCATCCTGCTCCACGGGGCTGCAGTGTGGTGCCACTGGTGCCACGTGATGGAAGAGACGACGTATCGCGACCCGCGGGTTGGCAAGCTACTGCGGGATCGCTTCGTCGTGATCCGCGTGGATGTCGACTCGCGCCCCGACATCGAAGAGCGCTACTCCGAGTGGGGCTGGCCTGCCACGATTCTGCTGAGCCCCGACGCCGAGGAGCTTGGGAAGTACCGCGGCTACCTCGAGCCGGACGAGCTCCTGGAGATCCTGCAGCGTGCGAACAGCGCCACCCGCCCGGATGAGGAGTCACTGGAGCCTGGCGTCGCCTCCGCCACGCTGGACGCGATGCCTTGGGTCGCACAGCGTGCGCTCAGAGACTTCGACTCCTACTACGATGCTGAGCAGGGCGGCTGGGGCATGCGCCAGAAGGCGCCACTCGGAGAGAATGCGGAGTTCGAGGTGTTGCGCGGCGCGAGAGACAATGCCGCGCGGCAACGAGCGCTGTTCAGCCTCCGTCAGCAAGCGGCGCTGATCGACCCGGTGTGGGGCGGCATCTACCAGTACTCCGACGGCAGCACGTGGAAAGCACCCCACTACGAGAAATTGATGACGTTTCAAGCGGCGAACCTGGCGGCGTACGCCGAAGCCTACAGGTTGACCCGTGACCCACGCTTCTTGAAATGGGCTGCGGCGATCGCGCGCTACGTCGACCGCTTTCTGGCAGCACCGAACAGCGCCGGCTACTACGTCAGCCAAGACGCCGATGTCGGCGCGCATGATCGCGGGAGTCGCTTCGTCGACGGGAAGATCTACTACGCGAAGTCCGAGGCCGAGCGACTGAAGCTCGGTGTACCTCGCGTCGACACCCACGTGTACGCCGAAGAGAGCGGCCTCTGGCTTAGTGCCCTCGCGGCGCTAGGACAGGCTGGCGAGCGCTCTGCTCTGGAGCGAGCGTTGCCTACCGCGCGGAACCTCATGAAGAGCCACGTGCTGCCAGACGGCCGGGTGAAGCACGCGGCGAAGGGCAGCGGTCGCTATCACTTGGCGGACGCCGCGAGCCTCGGCTTTGCCTATGTGCGCTTGGCCGCGGCGCTGCGCGACACAGACGCCGCGGCAGCCAGTGAACTGAACAGCGCCGCGTTGCGCATCGCGACGGCGCTCGACGCGCTGTGGGACGAACAGCTCAACGCCTACTGGGCGGTCAGCCCCGACAAGGACGCGGCGGGCGTGTTCGCGAAGCGGCGGCATCCCTTCGGCGCGAACGTGCTCACCGCGCGGTTCTTGTTGCGGCTCGGCGCTGACGCAGAGCGGGACTGGGCCGCGCGGGGACGCGCGGTGCTGGCTGCGATCTCCACCCCAGCAGCGCTGGACGAGCAGGGCCGCTGGCTAGGTGGCTATCTGATGGCGCTCGACGAGGCCGGCTACTTGAAGCGTGACTGA